GGCGGGACTCGCTCGTGCAGTACGCCGACGGAAGTCAGGGGCACGTGTTCTTCGCGCCGTTCCGCGCCGGCTACGAAGAGGCGTACCGGCTCGACGTGACGCGCTCCGACGGCGAAGCTGCGACTGTCACCGTCACCGTGCCGCCGCTGACGGATGTGGATTCGCTGGCGCGCGAAGGCGCCTTCTCCGACCCGCGCTATGTCGTCGGGGTGCAGGACGCGCCGCGGCTCTCCGGCGTGCAGGCCCGCTACGAGTTCGTCGGCGACGTGCCACGCTTCCAGGTCGTCCGGCACTCGGAGTTGGTGGAGCGCGTGCCCGGCGGGTGGCGCGTCGCGATCCCGTTCGTCGCCGACGTGCAGCGGTTGATCGCTGCGTCCGAATTGGGCGAGGTCGGGCTGCGGTCGTTCGAGGTCAGCGTGTTCGTCTCGAACGAGGAGTGGAACGTGGACGCGGCGGGCGGCGCGTTCGATCCCGAGGTGCTCGTCCAGCCGGGCACGCTCTCGAACGTGGAGAACGGGTTCGGCTTCTTCGGCGCGGGCTACCGGACGGGCCGTTTCATCGTGCCGACGGCGCAGGACCAGATCCGCGCCGGGCTCTGCCTGCTCAACGCGGAACGGACCGGCTGCGCCGAGTAGGGGAGTTTCTTCGGTCAGTCGGCCCACCGCACGGGATCGCCCACGGCGATGCGTCCGTCGTCGAGCACCTCGCCGAAGGCGCCGCCGCGCCAGTCGGGAAACATCAGGTCTTTCAAGCCAGGCAGGACCTCGTCCATCCGCTCGCACGGCTTCGTCTCGCCGAAGATGCGGATGCGGCACGCACCGACGCGCAGCACGCGGCCTCGGCTGTCGGCGAGTCGAACGCCTCGGACCATCAGATTGGCTCGCCGCGCGGACGGGTCGAGCGCGCCGCCGAGCCGTTCCATCAAGTCTGCCCATACCTCTTCTTCGATGAGCGTAACCTGCCGTCGCCGCCCCTGATCCGCGTTGCCGACGATCCCGCGCCCGGCAACGAGGTCGGCGGACGAGGCGGGGTCCATCGGGCCGCGTTTCATCCGCTTGACCCAGATCGATCGGAGGACGCCTTCCATCACGGTGCTTCGGCATCGGGCAGGACAGAGGCCGCGTGCTCGGCGAGAGCTACGCGGTCACGGTCAAGTCTGCCAAGGAGGGGAGGCGGAGGGCCTCGCGAGCGGAGGCCTGCTCCAGCCACTTCTCCTCGCTCACATCGAACATCAGACCGCGCAGCCGGACCGGCACCTTCCGCGGGCCGACGATCACGCGGACGTAGTCCCGCAGCCAGACGATGTCCTGGGACTTCGTGATCGCCCGGTACTCGAAGACGTGGTCGGCTTTTCGCCCCGTCGCGAGGGCGCAGAAGGCGATGGCGTCGTTGCGGTCTTGGGGATGAACGACGTGGGCTGCCCAGAACGTCGGGGAAGAGATCCACTGTTCGGCGGGGAAGCCGAGCATGTCCTCTGCGTCGCCACCGACGAAGGTGAAGGCGAAGGTGGTGGGGTCCCCCTCCCACACGATAAAGGGCTCGCGCGGGAAGAACAGCCGGGCGCGCTCTTCGATGGCAGCGATGGGCTCGTCATCGGTGCCGAAGACCTTGAGTAAGTGGGGGGTGAGAACCGAGCGCTTAGGATCCATCGGAGGAGAGCGGAGGAGCGAGGGTAGAAGGTAGCGCAGGGGTGGGTGGGGCGCCTTCGGGGACCCACCGCGACGGAGCAGTAAATAGCAACGCGCGTGAGGATCTCCAATAGCATCGAGCGCCTGAAGCCCCGAGGGATTCCCTGAAAACGTGGCGTGCCTACCCGGTGGCGGCAGGTGGCCACAGGATCGCTCGGAGGTGCCGGTCCCTCATGCTGTCGGGAGAGGTTACGCGGAGCCAGCCGAGGGGTGTTTGTGGCCGCAGTTCCAGCAGACGGCGAAGAGCCCGTCCACCTCCTCGCCACAACTCGGGCACGTCCACGGCTCGGCCGACTCGCCCGTGTCGCCCTCGATCACCTCGCTCACGACCTCGACCGCTTCGCCGAGTCGCTCCTCATCCACGACCCACAACTCGCTCCACGCGTCCGTCGCGCCCGCGGCCCCGCCGACGACGGTGGCGAGGTGCTCGTTCTTGATGGTGGATTCGATGCCCCGTTGTTCGAGCTCGTTCTTGACGAGCTGGACCATCGCGGGGTTGAAATGGCTGTAGACTCGATGCATCGTGCGGGGGGTTGGGTGGACGGATGCAGGAGAAGCACTACAGGATACGCACAGCAGTCGACACGGAACGGCGGGTTCCGATCCCGGCGAGGGATAGGCGTCGGCGAGTCATCCAGCGGGACGGGCGGAGCGGAACAGGGAGGCCAGCCCCATGACCGCGAGCATGGCGACGGCGTTGATAGCTCCGACGAGCACGGCGGAGGCGAAGAAGAAGCCGCCGTCGCCGCTGGCCGTCTCACCGCCGAGGAGATGGTAGGCCGTGTGGACGGTTTCCGCGAGCAGGCTCCCCCCGAGCGCCCCGCCGACTACAGCCAGCAGGCGAGCGCGGAGCGGGGCGTTGCGCGTGATCCAAAGCGCGAGCCCGATTGCGGCCGCCGAAACCGCCATGACGGCGGAGCTGCCGAGGATCGCGAGCGCGAGCAGCACGCCTACGCCGAGATACGAGACGAGGTGTTGCAATGGGTAGGTGGGGACGATGCCCTCGGGTGTTTTCCTGAGCCGCAGAACGGAGTGGCGCTTCAGCCGCCACGGGCAGCGTCAGCGGTGGAGTGGGCAGTGTAGACGTTAGCGGCGAGACAGGCGAAGCCGCCGAGCCCGTGGTCGGCCTGCGAGCGCGGGTTCTGCGCCGGGAGGGCACGTGGTTACTCGTCGCGGACCGTCACCGCCAAGGGGAGTGTCATCGGGTAGCGGATCGCCCGGCCCCGGTCGTGAGCAGGGATGAACTCGGTCCCGCGGACAAGCTCACGCGCTCGCTTGGCGTGCCGAGCGGACGGACTGCACAGGACTCCGATGTCGGTCGCGTGGCCGAGCGTATCCACGTCGAACCGGACGACGGTCAGGGTCTCAACTGCGTCGCCTACGGTGGAGCCGAGGTTCACGGCCGTACGGCGAAAGGCTTCACTCTCCGTGGTGGGCTGGTACTCCGGGACGTAGACGAGGAGGTCTGGATCGGGCTCGAAGTGCTCCCGCCAGTCGCCTTGGCACTGGGCGATCTCCTGCGCCTGAGAGGGAGGAGCGAAGGCGACCACGCACGCTGAGATCGCGAAGAGCAGGATCCGCTTAGATCGCATCATGAGGCGCAGAACAGATGGCCGCTCAACCGCGAAGGGCTGATGGCACGAGTACGGAACGAGGTGAGAGTAGCGCCGACGTTTGGACGAGCCGACAACGCTGACGCCCTTCGTCGGCTTGCAGCGGCGGGTTAGCTGGCCCGAGCTATTTGGTGGAGTCCGGAGGTGGAGCGCCGAGTGAGTCGGCACGTTCCACCACGATTTGCGCCTCTCTGACAACTTCGGCTTGGGGTTTGCCATACGCCCCCCTCACGGCCTGCTCCGCAATCTTTTCGACCTCGGCTCGGGAAAGGGAGTCTTTCCCAATCTCTGCAAGCTTGACACCTGCATCCACCAAGTTAAAGAGCAGCGTCACAATGATTGCGATAACCGCATAGAGTTCGGTTCGGTTGGCTGGCAACCAGTCCGCCAGCTTCGACAGCTCTGGGACTTCCTTCCGAATCTCCTTCTTAACCTCCTCAGGGGTTGCGTTCCGCTGGCGTGCGCTTCCGAGGATCTGTGCAAGCCGGCGAAGTTGATCTGTCGTTCGTTGAGGAGCGGCAAGGATCTCCATCGTTTCGCCGACGAAGTTGAATACACCGTCTGGCACGCTCCCCATGCCTCCGCACACCGGGCAAGGTCCAGATTTGTTGCCGGACAGAGTGACGTTGACGGAGTTGTCGATTACGAAGCCGGAGCCGAACACGGCACCGCAGTTATCGCAGAAGGCGGGCAGTTCAGGCATTGAGGTGGGGCAGGCCAGCTAACCCCTACTTAGGTGCCCCGTGGGCGTGATACAACGCGTCCAGCGGCGGCATAAGCAACACGGGGGAGGAATGAAGGACGGTGGCTGGGTTCTGGCAAATCAAGCGCACAGGCCGGAAACCGTTCGCCTTTAGTCCGCAAGATAAGCGCCGTCCTCTAAAGTGCGAATGTGCGCAAAGCGCCTACCTGTCACCGCCCAACGCCTACGGCCGCGTGCCCGCCAACTGCGCCCGCAGCCGGTCGAACTGCTCCTGCTGCGGGGTGCCGGCGGGCACGTCGTAGGGCGAGGCGGGGAGGCGGACGCGCTTCACCACCGGGTACTCCTCG
This window of the Rhodothermales bacterium genome carries:
- a CDS encoding MOSC domain-containing protein produces the protein MEGVLRSIWVKRMKRGPMDPASSADLVAGRGIVGNADQGRRRQVTLIEEEVWADLMERLGGALDPSARRANLMVRGVRLADSRGRVLRVGACRIRIFGETKPCERMDEVLPGLKDLMFPDWRGGAFGEVLDDGRIAVGDPVRWAD
- a CDS encoding PAS domain-containing protein, with protein sequence MDPKRSVLTPHLLKVFGTDDEPIAAIEERARLFFPREPFIVWEGDPTTFAFTFVGGDAEDMLGFPAEQWISSPTFWAAHVVHPQDRNDAIAFCALATGRKADHVFEYRAITKSQDIVWLRDYVRVIVGPRKVPVRLRGLMFDVSEEKWLEQASAREALRLPSLADLTVTA
- a CDS encoding DUF2007 domain-containing protein — translated: MHRVYSHFNPAMVQLVKNELEQRGIESTIKNEHLATVVGGAAGATDAWSELWVVDEERLGEAVEVVSEVIEGDTGESAEPWTCPSCGEEVDGLFAVCWNCGHKHPSAGSA